A region from the Falco cherrug isolate bFalChe1 chromosome 17, bFalChe1.pri, whole genome shotgun sequence genome encodes:
- the VPS26B gene encoding vacuolar protein sorting-associated protein 26B isoform X1 has translation MPPAGPSKGPIPVRLPTGSGRPEMGRGAGRDVGSGAARAGRVAHARCTARDGGGGARREAAGGDRAWPGGGGGAAGPGPVSFQRQPGRHRGRRVPPPSPPSLPHCGPPAPPPGAVPLAAVAPSPAPRGPRAGGPPPPPRGHELLRVRAECGAGAGAERRREPAAGGAQDGGGQEGEVLPLLRRGDRVGAGGAHPQAPQQAAGAPGHQSGVHRADREEGCCRPGTRVQAVNAVSCVVSELYYDRGNHHEFVSLVKDLARPGEFTQSQTFDFEFTHVEKPYESYTGQNVKLRYFLRATVSRRLNDVVKEMDIVVHTLSTYPELNSSIKMEVGIEDCLHIEFEYNKSKYHLKDVIVGKIYFLLVRIKIKHMEIDIIKRETTGTGPNVYHENDTIAKYEIMDGAPVRGESIPIRLFLAGYELTPTMRDINKKFSVRYYLNLVLIDEEERRYFKQQEVVLWRKGDIVRKSMSHQAAIASQRFEGTSSHTEAKTPSQPAENNGRQ, from the exons atGCCGCCCGCCGGCCCTTCGAAAGGACCAATCCCCGTGCGCCTCCCGACCGGAAGCGGCCGCCCGGAAAtggggcggggcgcggggcgggacGTAGGGAGTGGCGCGGCCCGGGCCGGCCGGGTGGCGCATGCGCGGTGCACGGCCCGGGACGGCGGTGGCGGGGCGcgccgggaggcggcgggcggcgaTCGTGCGTGGccaggcggcggggggggggctgcggggcccggcccggtcTCCTTCCAGCGGCAGCCGGGCAGGCACCGGGGCCGCAGGGTCCCGCCGCCCAGCCCGCCCTCCCTGCCGCATTgcgggccccccgccccgccgccgggcgccgTGCCGCTGGCCGCGGTagccccctccccggctccGCGGGGGCCGAGGGCGggcgggccgccgccgccgccccggggccatGAGCTTCTTCGGGTTCGGGCAGAGTGcggagctggagctggtgctgagcGACGCCGAGAGCCGGCGGCGGGTGGAGCACAAGACGGAGGAGGGCAAGAAGGAGAAGTACTTCCTCTTCTACGACGGGGAGACCGTGTCGGGGCGGGTGGTGCTCACCCTCAAGCACCTCAACAAGCGGCTGGAGCACCAGGGCATCAAAGTGGAGTTCATCGGGCAGATCG GGAAGAGGGATGTTGCAGACCGGGTACCAGGGTCCAGGCTGTGAACGCTGTGTCCTGCGTGGTCTCCG AACTCTACTATGACCGAGGAAACCACCATGAGTTCGTGTCTCTGGTGAAAGACCTGGCCCGTCCTGGTGAATTCACTCAATCGCAGACATTTGACTTCGAATTCACCCATGTGGAAAAACCTTACGAGTCCTACACGGGGCAGAATGTGAAGTTACG GTATTTCCTCCGAGCGACTGTCAGCCGCAGACTGAACGATGTGGTGAAGGAGATGGACATAGTTGTGCACACCCTGAGCACCTACCCAGAGCTCAACTCCTCTATTAAGATGGAGGTGGGGATTGAGGATTGCCTGCACATTGAGTTTGAGTATAACAAGTCCAA GTATCACTTAAAAGATGTGATTGTTGGAAAGATCTACTTCCTGCTGGTGCGAATCAAGATCAAACACATGGAGATAGATATCATCAAGAGAGAAACAACAGGGACCGGCCCCAACGTGTATCATGAGAATGACACAATAGCTAAATACGAGATCATGGATGGGGCACCTGTGAGAG GGGAGTCCATTCCCATCAGACTCTTTCTGGCTGGCTACGAGCTGACTCCAACGATGAGGGACATCAATAAGAAGTTCTCGGTGCGTTATTACCTCAATCTGGTGCTGATTGACGAGGAAGAGAGACGCTACTTTAAGCAGCAG